A stretch of Bos indicus isolate NIAB-ARS_2022 breed Sahiwal x Tharparkar chromosome 24, NIAB-ARS_B.indTharparkar_mat_pri_1.0, whole genome shotgun sequence DNA encodes these proteins:
- the PTGR3 gene encoding prostaglandin reductase 3 isoform X3 gives MQRLALAGTRAIVDMSYARHFLDFQGSAIPSKMQKLVVTRLSPNFREAVTLRRDCPVPLPGDGDLLVRNRFVGVNASDINYSAGRYDPSVKTPFDAGFEGVGEVVALGLSASAAFMVGQAVAYMAPGSFAEYTVVPARVAIPVPGLKPEYLTLLVSGTTAYISLKELGGLSEGKKVLVTAAAGGTGQFAVQLAKKAKCHVIGTCSSAEKSAFLKSVGCDRPINYNTEHVGTVLRQEYPQGVDVVYESVGGAMFDLAVDALATRGRLIVIGFVSGYQTPTGLSPVKAGTLPAKLLKKSASVQGFFLNHYLPEFRGAMDHLLKMYAGGELVCEVDTGGLSAEGRFTGLESVFRAVDYMYMRKNTGKIVVELPPSVNSKL, from the exons ATGCAGAGGCTGGCGCTCGCCGGGACCCGAGCCATCGTGGACATGTCGTACGCCCGCCACTTCCTGGACTTCCAGGGCTCGGCCATCCCTAGCAAGATGCAGAAGCTGGTGGTGACCCGGCTGAGCCCCAACTTCCGAGAGGCCGTCACCCTGCGCCGGGACTGCCCGGTGCCCCTCCCCGGGGACGGAGACCTCCTCGTCCGGAACCG ATTTGTTGGTGTCAATGCTTCTGACATCAACTATTCGGCTGGCCGCTACGACCCTTCAGTCAAGACCCCCTTCGACGCAGGCTTCGAAGGTGTCGGGGAGGTGGTGGCCTTGGGCCTCTCTGCCAGCGCTGCGTTCATGGTCGGCCAGGCTGTGGCCTACATGGCGCCTGGTTCCTTCGCTGAGTACACAGTGGTGCCTGCCAGGGTCGCCATCCCAGTGCCGGGCCTGAAACCCGAGTATCTCACGCTCCTGGTGAGTGGGACCACAGCCTACATCAGCCTGAAAGAGCTCGGGGGGCTGTCGGAAGGGAAGAAGGTCCTGGTGACCGCGGCAGCCGGGGGCACCGGCCAGTTCGCCGTCCAGCTCGCAAAGAAGGCCAAGTGCCACGTCATTGGAACATGCTCTTCTGCCGAGAAGTCTGCTTTTCTGAAGTCTGTTGGCTGCGACCGCCCCATCAACTATAACACCGAGCACGTGGGCACCGTCCTGAGGCAGGAGTACCCCCAAGGTGTGGACGTGGTGTACGAGTCTGTCGGGGGAGCCATGTTTGACTTGGCCGTGGACGCCTTGGCTACCCGAGGGCGCTTGATAGTCATCGGGTTCGTCTCTGGCTACCAAACTCCTACTGGCCTGTCGCCCGTTAAAGCAGGAACACTTCCAGCCAAACTGCTGAAGAAATCTGCCAGTGTCCAGGGCTTCTTCTTGAACCATTACCTTCCTGAGTTTCGAGGTGCCATGGACCACTTGCTCAAGATGTATGCGGGTGGTGAGCTGGTTTGTGAGGTGGACACTGGAGGTCTGTCTGCAGAGGGCAGGTTTACCGGCCTGGAATCGGTCTTCCGGGCCGTCGATTATATGTACATGagaaaaaacactggaaaaattGTCGTTGAATTACCTCCCTCTGTCAACAGTAAGCTATAA
- the PTGR3 gene encoding prostaglandin reductase 3 isoform X1, whose amino-acid sequence MAPNVLITEGYFNLGFPSPPPVLPPPPPPAPEIKPTGPRRGGSPPSPPARTHGSSDRLIFRVELGTAWTQTATFRFVGVNASDINYSAGRYDPSVKTPFDAGFEGVGEVVALGLSASAAFMVGQAVAYMAPGSFAEYTVVPARVAIPVPGLKPEYLTLLVSGTTAYISLKELGGLSEGKKVLVTAAAGGTGQFAVQLAKKAKCHVIGTCSSAEKSAFLKSVGCDRPINYNTEHVGTVLRQEYPQGVDVVYESVGGAMFDLAVDALATRGRLIVIGFVSGYQTPTGLSPVKAGTLPAKLLKKSASVQGFFLNHYLPEFRGAMDHLLKMYAGGELVCEVDTGGLSAEGRFTGLESVFRAVDYMYMRKNTGKIVVELPPSVNSKL is encoded by the exons ATGGCACCGAACGTCCTCATAACGGAGGGTTATTTTAATTTGggattcccctcccctcccccagtcctccctcctcctccccctcccgctCCCGAAATAAAACCGACGGGACCCAGAAGGGGAGGCTCCCCGCCCAGCCCACCCGCGCGCACCCACGGCTCCAGCGATCGCCTAATCTTTAGGGTGGAGTTGGGAACAGCCTGGACACAAACCGCGACGTTTAG ATTTGTTGGTGTCAATGCTTCTGACATCAACTATTCGGCTGGCCGCTACGACCCTTCAGTCAAGACCCCCTTCGACGCAGGCTTCGAAGGTGTCGGGGAGGTGGTGGCCTTGGGCCTCTCTGCCAGCGCTGCGTTCATGGTCGGCCAGGCTGTGGCCTACATGGCGCCTGGTTCCTTCGCTGAGTACACAGTGGTGCCTGCCAGGGTCGCCATCCCAGTGCCGGGCCTGAAACCCGAGTATCTCACGCTCCTGGTGAGTGGGACCACAGCCTACATCAGCCTGAAAGAGCTCGGGGGGCTGTCGGAAGGGAAGAAGGTCCTGGTGACCGCGGCAGCCGGGGGCACCGGCCAGTTCGCCGTCCAGCTCGCAAAGAAGGCCAAGTGCCACGTCATTGGAACATGCTCTTCTGCCGAGAAGTCTGCTTTTCTGAAGTCTGTTGGCTGCGACCGCCCCATCAACTATAACACCGAGCACGTGGGCACCGTCCTGAGGCAGGAGTACCCCCAAGGTGTGGACGTGGTGTACGAGTCTGTCGGGGGAGCCATGTTTGACTTGGCCGTGGACGCCTTGGCTACCCGAGGGCGCTTGATAGTCATCGGGTTCGTCTCTGGCTACCAAACTCCTACTGGCCTGTCGCCCGTTAAAGCAGGAACACTTCCAGCCAAACTGCTGAAGAAATCTGCCAGTGTCCAGGGCTTCTTCTTGAACCATTACCTTCCTGAGTTTCGAGGTGCCATGGACCACTTGCTCAAGATGTATGCGGGTGGTGAGCTGGTTTGTGAGGTGGACACTGGAGGTCTGTCTGCAGAGGGCAGGTTTACCGGCCTGGAATCGGTCTTCCGGGCCGTCGATTATATGTACATGagaaaaaacactggaaaaattGTCGTTGAATTACCTCCCTCTGTCAACAGTAAGCTATAA
- the PTGR3 gene encoding prostaglandin reductase 3 isoform X2, which produces MVGQAVAYMAPGSFAEYTVVPARVAIPVPGLKPEYLTLLVSGTTAYISLKELGGLSEGKKVLVTAAAGGTGQFAVQLAKKAKCHVIGTCSSAEKSAFLKSVGCDRPINYNTEHVGTVLRQEYPQGVDVVYESVGGAMFDLAVDALATRGRLIVIGFVSGYQTPTGLSPVKAGTLPAKLLKKSASVQGFFLNHYLPEFRGAMDHLLKMYAGGELVCEVDTGGLSAEGRFTGLESVFRAVDYMYMRKNTGKIVVELPPSVNSKL; this is translated from the coding sequence ATGGTCGGCCAGGCTGTGGCCTACATGGCGCCTGGTTCCTTCGCTGAGTACACAGTGGTGCCTGCCAGGGTCGCCATCCCAGTGCCGGGCCTGAAACCCGAGTATCTCACGCTCCTGGTGAGTGGGACCACAGCCTACATCAGCCTGAAAGAGCTCGGGGGGCTGTCGGAAGGGAAGAAGGTCCTGGTGACCGCGGCAGCCGGGGGCACCGGCCAGTTCGCCGTCCAGCTCGCAAAGAAGGCCAAGTGCCACGTCATTGGAACATGCTCTTCTGCCGAGAAGTCTGCTTTTCTGAAGTCTGTTGGCTGCGACCGCCCCATCAACTATAACACCGAGCACGTGGGCACCGTCCTGAGGCAGGAGTACCCCCAAGGTGTGGACGTGGTGTACGAGTCTGTCGGGGGAGCCATGTTTGACTTGGCCGTGGACGCCTTGGCTACCCGAGGGCGCTTGATAGTCATCGGGTTCGTCTCTGGCTACCAAACTCCTACTGGCCTGTCGCCCGTTAAAGCAGGAACACTTCCAGCCAAACTGCTGAAGAAATCTGCCAGTGTCCAGGGCTTCTTCTTGAACCATTACCTTCCTGAGTTTCGAGGTGCCATGGACCACTTGCTCAAGATGTATGCGGGTGGTGAGCTGGTTTGTGAGGTGGACACTGGAGGTCTGTCTGCAGAGGGCAGGTTTACCGGCCTGGAATCGGTCTTCCGGGCCGTCGATTATATGTACATGagaaaaaacactggaaaaattGTCGTTGAATTACCTCCCTCTGTCAACAGTAAGCTATAA